GATTCGTGTCAAGCCAAAAGAAAAGGATGCAAATGAGTTCTGTATTAATCTCAGGTGTTCATCCAGAAAGTCAAATTCCGGATAATCAAGCAAATTTGATTTGCGTACAAATCAAGCAGTCTTGAATTAGCCGGATTTTGACAAATGCTTATATAGAAGAAAAAACATTCTAGCAATTAGAGGCGAAGATAAAATAAGACCAGATAACTACCCAGTCCTTTTGGTCGTGTCTACTAAACCTCCAATCACATTCATTAACTATCTATCTTCGTCTCCCTACCTCCAGTTTTTCTCACAATTTTCTTCATAACAGATATCTTTGAGATTTTTCCTTGGCTTTCTTGGCGAGCTGTCGCTACCCTTTGCAGGATGTCCGATCGCAATTACTGCCATAAGCTCCAGTGATTCGGGACAACTCAGAATCAAGTTAACTTTCTCTTCCTGGTTGAGTATCTCTCCCAGCCAGACAGCTCCGAGCCCCAGGTCACAGCAGGCAAGCAACATGTTCTGAATGGCTGCACCAATGGCCTGTACGTCCTTTGTATGATTGTACATGGTTTCCCGGTCTAGGAATACCGCTATCAGGAGAGGTGCGCTTCTGATCACCTTTGCATAGTGGGTACATCCCTCCAGCTTTTCCATGGTCTCCTCGTTCTGGATCACCATGAATTTCCATGGCTGGTTGTTCAGTCCCGAGGGCGCCCACCTTGCGGTATTAAGTATTCTCTCTATATCCTCACGACTTACCTTCTCATCTGTGAATTCTCTGATACTTCTTCTTGAGAGTATTGTGTCTATAGTTGCTGGCAGTTGAATACCTCCGGTTAGTTGCAATAAGCTATTGTAACAATTTATTGTAAGGTAAGGAATAAAAAAGGTGTGTAGACCATCTGGTCTACTTTTCGTTCAGTTCGCTGTTCAGCCAGGGCATCTTTGCTCTGATCTGTTTACCGACGACCTCAACAGGGTGCTCCCTGTCCTGTCTTTCCATGGCAGTGAGTACTGGCCTGTTTGCCTTGCCCTCGAGTACGAATTCACGTGCAAACTCACCATTCTGTATTCTATCAAGTGCCTCGTACATTGCTTCCCTGGAAAGCTCGTTGATGACCTTCGGACCTACTGTCATACCACCGTATTCTGCGGTATTGGATACTGAGTACCACATCTTGTCAAGTCCGCCTTCATGGATCAGGTCCACAATGAGCTTGAGCTCGTGACAGGTCTCAAAATATGCCATCTCAGGCTGGTAGCCGGCTTCGACAAGCACCTCGAAAGAGGTCTTAATGAGTGATGCCACACCTCCACAGAGGTCTACCTGCTCTCCGAAGAGATCGGTCTCTGTTTCCTCGCGGAAAGTTGTCTCGTATACGCCTGCACGGGTACATCCGACACCTCTTGCGTGGGCAAGTGCCATCTGCTTTGCATTGCCGCTTGCATCCTGGAATACTGCTATGAGGCCAGGTACTCCCGCACCGTCCTTGTAGGTCCTTCTGACAAGGTGTCCGGGGCTCTTCGGAGCTACCATGTAAACATCAATGTCTTCCTGTGGCCTGATCTGATTGTAGTGGATGTTGAAACCGTGTGAGAACACGATTGCATTACCTGCCTCAAGACCGGGTTCGATCTCACTGTAGTATACCTGTGACTGTACTTCATCGGGCAGGAGTATCTGTACGACGTCCGCAGCCTTTGCAGCCTCGGCAACTGTCATGACCTTGAGGCCATCGTCCTCTGCCTGCTTCCATCTCTTGCTTCCCTTTCTCAGACCGATCACAACATCCAGTCCGGAGTCGTGCAGGTTCTGGGCCTGTGCATGCCCCTGGCTTCCGTAACCCATCACTGCGATCTTTTTACCTTTCAGAACATCAAGGTCAGCATCGCTATCATAATACATTTGTGCCATTGTCTAGTACCTCTTATAATAATCTAAATATTTTTCCTATGGAAAGATTTGATGTTAATCTACTTTCAGCTTGAAACACCTTTCGCCCCTCTTCTCAGGGCGACCTTGCCGGTCCTGACCATTTCCCTGATCCCGAAGGGACGCAATAGCTGCTCGATGGCATCTATCTTTGATTCATCGCCTGTAACTTCTATTATCACGGATCTTGGAGCAACATCGATGATCCTTGCGCGGAAGATGTCCGCGATCTGCATGATCTCCGAGCGGTTGCTGACGTCAGAACTTACCTTGAAGAGAGCAAGCTCCCTTTCCACCGTTTCTTCGGATTTGAGGTCAGTGACCCTTATCACATCGATGAGTTTGTTGAGCTGCTTTGTGACCTGTTCTAAGACCTCGTCATCGCCTCTTACCACAATGGTCATGCGGGAGATGGTGGGGTCTTCAGTGACTCCCACTGTCAGGCTGTCAATGTTGTAACCTCTTCTTGAGAACATACCTGCGACTCTTGTGAGTACACCGTGCTTGTTCTCAACCAGAACTGAAAGTGTGTGTCTCATTCTTTCCTCTCCAGGTCAAGTATTTCGTTTATTGCAGCGCCGGCAGGTACCATCGGTGAGACATTCTCTTCACATTCGACTACAAAATCGATCACAGTTGGTCTGCCGGATGCGATTGCCTCTTCTATCGCAGGTCGCACTTCGTCGCGTTTGGTTGCCCGCAGTCCCAGCGCTCCGTAGGCTTCGGCAAGTTTCACAAAATCAACGCTGTCCTGTATGCATGTTGAAGAGTATCTCCTGTCAAAGAACAACTCCTGCCACTGCCTGACCATCCCGAGATATCCATTGTTGAATATTGCTATTATTACCGGAATGTTCTCCTGGACTACCGTGGCCAGCTCCTGGGAGTTCATCTGGAAGGAGCCATCTCCGGAAACATCAAAAACAACCTTGTCGGGCTTGCCCAGTTTTGCTCCTATGGATGCCGGAAAACCGTATCCCATGGTTCCGAGTCCGCCTGAGGATATGAAAGTTCTTGGTTCTTTGTACCTGAAGTACTGTGCAGCCCACATCTGGTGCTGTCCGACCTCTGTAACGATAATTGCATCCTCGCAGGCTTCTTTTATCTGCTCGATGATATACTGGGGCTTGATCCCATCGCATGTTGCAGGTTCGATGTAGTGCAGTGGATATTGTTTCTTCCAGTACTCGATCTTTTTAAGCCACTCTTCAGACTGTGATTTTTCAGCATATTTGAGAAGATTGGTGAGTATCCCTTTTGCATCGCCGACTATTGGGATGTCAACTTTTACATTCTTTGATATCTCTGCAGGATCGATGTCAATGTGGATTATCTTTGCGTTTGCAGCAAAGGACTTGAGCTTTCCTGTAACCCTGTCATCAAACCTTACACCCACTGCAATGATCAGGTCTGATTCCTGGATGGCATAATTAGCATATTTGGAACCGTGCATTCCGGGCATACCTATGAACAGAGAATGATTTCCCGGGAATCCTCCCATGCCGGTAAGTGTCGTGGTAACAGGTGCCTGGATCTTCTCAGCAAGCTCTTTGAGCTCTCCTGCGGCATCGGAACTAATGACTCCTCCGCCTGCATATATCACGGGGTTCTCTGACTTCTTGATCTCGGCTGCAGCTTTCTTTATCTGCTGGAGATTGCCGCGATAGGTGGGGTTGTATCCGCGAAGCTCCACCTTATCGGGATAATAGAACTCTATTTCCTCGGTGGTAATGTCTTTGGGAAGGTCGACCAGAACCGGTCCGGGTCTGCCGGTGGATGCGATGTGGAATGCCTCCTTGATGATGCGGGGCAGCTCTTTTGCATCCTGTACAAGGTAATTGTGTTTGGTAATCGGCATTGTGATGCCGGTTATGTTTGCTTCCTGGAAGGCATCGTTGCCTATCAGTGAACTGGGCACCTGGCCGGTAAATGCTACCATTGGTATTGAGTCCATGTAGGCATTGGCAATACCCGTGACAAGGTTTGTTGCACC
The window above is part of the Methanolobus zinderi genome. Proteins encoded here:
- a CDS encoding nitroreductase family protein, whose translation is MPATIDTILSRRSIREFTDEKVSREDIERILNTARWAPSGLNNQPWKFMVIQNEETMEKLEGCTHYAKVIRSAPLLIAVFLDRETMYNHTKDVQAIGAAIQNMLLACCDLGLGAVWLGEILNQEEKVNLILSCPESLELMAVIAIGHPAKGSDSSPRKPRKNLKDICYEENCEKNWR
- the ilvN gene encoding acetolactate synthase small subunit, translated to MRHTLSVLVENKHGVLTRVAGMFSRRGYNIDSLTVGVTEDPTISRMTIVVRGDDEVLEQVTKQLNKLIDVIRVTDLKSEETVERELALFKVSSDVSNRSEIMQIADIFRARIIDVAPRSVIIEVTGDESKIDAIEQLLRPFGIREMVRTGKVALRRGAKGVSS
- the ilvC gene encoding ketol-acid reductoisomerase yields the protein MAQMYYDSDADLDVLKGKKIAVMGYGSQGHAQAQNLHDSGLDVVIGLRKGSKRWKQAEDDGLKVMTVAEAAKAADVVQILLPDEVQSQVYYSEIEPGLEAGNAIVFSHGFNIHYNQIRPQEDIDVYMVAPKSPGHLVRRTYKDGAGVPGLIAVFQDASGNAKQMALAHARGVGCTRAGVYETTFREETETDLFGEQVDLCGGVASLIKTSFEVLVEAGYQPEMAYFETCHELKLIVDLIHEGGLDKMWYSVSNTAEYGGMTVGPKVINELSREAMYEALDRIQNGEFAREFVLEGKANRPVLTAMERQDREHPVEVVGKQIRAKMPWLNSELNEK
- a CDS encoding acetolactate synthase large subunit; this encodes MKESTGKMTGARALIECLYREGVDTIFGYPGGVLLPIYDALYDSDIRHVLVRHEQAAAHAAEGYARATGKTGVCIATSGPGATNLVTGIANAYMDSIPMVAFTGQVPSSLIGNDAFQEANITGITMPITKHNYLVQDAKELPRIIKEAFHIASTGRPGPVLVDLPKDITTEEIEFYYPDKVELRGYNPTYRGNLQQIKKAAAEIKKSENPVIYAGGGVISSDAAGELKELAEKIQAPVTTTLTGMGGFPGNHSLFIGMPGMHGSKYANYAIQESDLIIAVGVRFDDRVTGKLKSFAANAKIIHIDIDPAEISKNVKVDIPIVGDAKGILTNLLKYAEKSQSEEWLKKIEYWKKQYPLHYIEPATCDGIKPQYIIEQIKEACEDAIIVTEVGQHQMWAAQYFRYKEPRTFISSGGLGTMGYGFPASIGAKLGKPDKVVFDVSGDGSFQMNSQELATVVQENIPVIIAIFNNGYLGMVRQWQELFFDRRYSSTCIQDSVDFVKLAEAYGALGLRATKRDEVRPAIEEAIASGRPTVIDFVVECEENVSPMVPAGAAINEILDLERKE